A single genomic interval of Helianthus annuus cultivar XRQ/B chromosome 13, HanXRQr2.0-SUNRISE, whole genome shotgun sequence harbors:
- the LOC118485788 gene encoding protein FAR1-RELATED SEQUENCE 2-like, with protein sequence MVRLEHGRVVLAGEFEDGFWKVYKFVEEHNHELVERPDKHFLPTERHLTQLQKHVIHSMSKLNLGPVKAFNVMKTCFGGFEDVGASKVEFKNYKRYSMVFVPFTGIDNHHCNVTFGAALLASETADTYIWLLRVFLKVVGSQPKVVVTDQYPAMKKAISALFVDTRHRLCMWHVMHKLSLKVGVWLCNSTNFKERICGVVWTDILTPEEFESEWEMVIAEFNLEDDDWLSDIFALRESWIPAYYRMEPVTAELIGVADCINQRYEGQLDGFVKFYVNDFKQLCTSLFEVLFRKSDCTCSCSCRRFEQIGLLCRHIFYVLRLMDIREFPKQYILNRWRKEPSPNCPLEFSISREYMTELDPDVKSMMRDVIYSTEYTLNRLSGNIEELSLYKDHVQSYMKKVQDMQIVTPPASSRDIFAEITGQYKNDKNPIRVPVDYKSKGSGSRKRLKSKQEIVIDKKKSKSKPVAKERQCQYCIAYGFYASTCKQAVIKRRSTRTHSDGLLRDTVE encoded by the exons AATTTGAGGATGGATTTTGGAAGGTGTATAAGTTTGTCGAGGAGCACAATCATGAACTTGTTGAACGTCCTGATAAGCATTTTCTTCCAACTGAACGACACCTCACTCAGCTCCAGAAGCATGTTATACACAGCATGTCTAAGCTGAATTTGGGTCCTGTCAAggcgtttaatgttatgaagactTGTTTTGGCGGTTTTGAAGACGTGGGCGCAAGCAAAGTTGAATTTAAGAACTATAAGAG ATACTCTATGGTGTTTGTACCGTTCACTGGTATAGACAATCATCACTGCAATGTTACATTTGGTGCAGCATTGTTGGCGTCGGAAACTGCGGATACGTATATTTGGCTGTTAAGAGTTTTTCTTAAAGTTGTTGGTTCTCAACCCAAAGTTGTTGTCACTGACCAATATCCAGCGATGAAGAAGGCGATTTCTGCTCTATTTGTTGACACGAGGCATCGGTTATGCATGTGGCATGTGATGCATAAACTTTCTCTGAAG GTTGGTGTTTGGCTATGCAATTCCACCAATTTTAAAGAACGTATCTGTGGTGTTGTGTGGACGGATATTCTCACACCTGAAGAGTTTGAATCAGAATGGGAAATGGTTATTGCAGAATTCAATTTAGAAGATGATGACTGGCTATCTGATATTTTTGCACTTAGGGAATCTTGGATCCCTGCATACTATAGAATGGAGCCTGTGACTG CTGAGCTTATTGGAGTTGCGGATTGCATAAATCAACGTTACGAAGGTCAGCttgatgggtttgttaagttttatgtAAATGACTTCAAACAGCTTTGTACATCCTTATTTGAG gTATTGTTCCGTAAGTCTGATTGCACATGCAGTTGCTCATGCAGACGTTTTGAACAGATTGGTTTGCTATGCAGACATATATTCTATGTTTTGAGACTTATGGACATTAgggaatttccaaaacaatacattCTGAATAGATGGCGCAAAGAGCCCTCCCCAAACTGCCCTCTTGAATTCTCAATTAGTCGTGAATATATGACCGAGCTGGATCCTGATGTGAAAAGTATGATGCGAGATGTTATTTATTCAACCGAATACACTTTGAACCGTTTATCTGGTAATATAGAGGAgctatccttatacaaggatcatgTTCAATCTTATATGAAGAAAGTTCAAGATATGCAGATTGTTACTCCTCCCGCTAGTTCTAGGGATATATTTGCCGAGATAACTGGTCAATATAAAAATGACAAGAATCCGATAAGAGTCCCTGTAGATTATAAATCCAAAGGTTCTGGTTCTCGGAAGCGCCTGAAATCTAAGCAGGAGATAGTAATTGACAAAAAGAAATCAAAGTCGAAACCCGTGGCCAAAGAAAGACAGTGTCAGTATTGCATAGCCTATGGATTCTACGCATCAACATGCAAACAGGCCGTAATTAAAAGAAGATCGACAAG AACACATTCAGATGGTCTTTTGAGAGACACTGTAgagtag
- the LOC110888882 gene encoding protein FAR1-RELATED SEQUENCE 2-like yields MSKLNLGPVKAFNVMKTCFGGFEDVGASKVEFKNYKRYSMVFVPFTGIDNHHCNVTFGAALLASETADTYIWLLRVFLKVVGSQPKVVVTDQYPAMKKAISALFVDTRHRLCMWHVMHKLSLKVGVWLCNSTNFKERICGVVWTDILTPEEFESEWEMVIAEFNLEDDDWLSDIFALRESWIPAYYRMEPVTAELIGVADCINQRYEGQLDGFVKFYVNDFKQLCTSLFEVLFRKSDCTCSCSCRRFEQIGLLCRHIFYVLRLMDIREFPKQYILNRWRKEPSPNCPLEFSISREYMTELDPDVKSMMRDVIYSTEYTLNRLSGNIEELSLYKDHVQSYMKKVQDMQIVTPPASSRDIFAEITGQYKNDKNPIRVPVDYKSKGSGSRKRLKSKQEIVIDKKKSKSKPVAKERQCQYCIAYGFYASTCKQAVIKRRSTRTHSDGLLRDTVE; encoded by the exons ATGTCTAAGCTGAATTTGGGTCCTGTCAAggcgtttaatgttatgaagactTGTTTTGGCGGTTTTGAAGACGTGGGCGCAAGCAAAGTTGAATTTAAGAACTATAAGAG ATACTCTATGGTGTTTGTACCGTTCACTGGTATAGACAATCATCACTGCAATGTTACATTTGGTGCAGCATTGTTGGCGTCGGAAACTGCGGATACGTATATTTGGCTGTTAAGAGTTTTTCTTAAAGTTGTTGGTTCTCAACCCAAAGTTGTTGTCACTGACCAATATCCAGCGATGAAGAAGGCGATTTCTGCTCTATTTGTTGACACGAGGCATCGGTTATGCATGTGGCATGTGATGCATAAACTTTCTCTGAAG GTTGGTGTTTGGCTATGCAATTCCACCAATTTTAAAGAACGTATCTGTGGTGTTGTGTGGACGGATATTCTCACACCTGAAGAGTTTGAATCAGAATGGGAAATGGTTATTGCAGAATTCAATTTAGAAGATGATGACTGGCTATCTGATATTTTTGCACTTAGGGAATCTTGGATCCCTGCATACTATAGAATGGAGCCTGTGACTG CTGAGCTTATTGGAGTTGCGGATTGCATAAATCAACGTTACGAAGGTCAGCttgatgggtttgttaagttttatgtAAATGACTTCAAACAGCTTTGTACATCCTTATTTGAG gTATTGTTCCGTAAGTCTGATTGCACATGCAGTTGCTCATGCAGACGTTTTGAACAGATTGGTTTGCTATGCAGACATATATTCTATGTTTTGAGACTTATGGACATTAgggaatttccaaaacaatacattCTGAATAGATGGCGCAAAGAGCCCTCCCCAAACTGCCCTCTTGAATTCTCAATTAGTCGTGAATATATGACCGAGCTGGATCCTGATGTGAAAAGTATGATGCGAGATGTTATTTATTCAACCGAATACACTTTGAACCGTTTATCTGGTAATATAGAGGAgctatccttatacaaggatcatgTTCAATCTTATATGAAGAAAGTTCAAGATATGCAGATTGTTACTCCTCCCGCTAGTTCTAGGGATATATTTGCCGAGATAACTGGTCAATATAAAAATGACAAGAATCCGATAAGAGTCCCTGTAGATTATAAATCCAAAGGTTCTGGTTCTCGGAAGCGCCTGAAATCTAAGCAGGAGATAGTAATTGACAAAAAGAAATCAAAGTCGAAACCCGTGGCCAAAGAAAGACAGTGTCAGTATTGCATAGCCTATGGATTCTACGCATCAACATGCAAACAGGCCGTAATTAAAAGAAGATCGACAAG AACACATTCAGATGGTCTTTTGAGAGACACTGTAgagtag